In the genome of Lacerta agilis isolate rLacAgi1 chromosome 2, rLacAgi1.pri, whole genome shotgun sequence, one region contains:
- the TRIM41 gene encoding E3 ubiquitin-protein ligase TRIM41, whose translation MAAAAAAAAPAGSGSRAAPNPVATLHEEAVCAICLDYFIDPVSIGCGHNFCRVCITQLWGSGSEEGDDAGASGSDGGYGPGSDAGADDGGVDDLGPEEDADDDEDDLEDNEYLDDGGDMEDEEEEVVSREEEFDDEEDDDGWDDEDERAYWAQGPGSDDMWDDDMGNDLLFDNYDDEEVMDEEEEPEDEYTVPATPPTPQMRPAFSCPQCRKVFPRRSFRPNLQLANMVQIIRQMHPQPFNSVVASTEAVELAAAGDSSGAPSVLAAGRAPSAERTLCEKHQEPLKLFCEADEEPICVVCRESRAHKHHSVMPLEEVVQEYKAKLQGHLDPLKKKLETVMKQKLVEQEKIADLRNKMKLDMKEFEADFERLHQFLIGEQALMLHQLEDRYEVLLASQTNNVSHLEEQGAALSRLIAEAEDKSKQDGLQMIKDFKGTLVRCENIKFQDPEMVPVDAGKKYRNYFLIDVLMKKMEKIFCQVPQADLILDPETAHPRLTLSSDCLGVRLGERWRDLPDSPKRFDSDYCVLALQGFTYGRHYWEVEVGGRRGWAVGVARESARRKEKSGGGSHQKREIWCVGTNGKKYQALTTTEQTSLSPSEKLRRFCVYLDYERGQLSFYNAESMGHIHTFNASFRERIFPFFRILSKGTRIKICN comes from the exons atggcggcggcggcggcggcggcagcgcccGCAGGTAGTGGCTCCCGGGCCGCCCCCAACCCGGTGGCGACCCTCCACGAGGAGGCCGTGTGCGCCATCTGCCTAGACTACTTCATCGACCCGGTGTCCATCGGCTGCGGCCACAACTTCTGCCGTGTGTGCATCACTCAGCTGTGGGGCTCGGGCTCGGAGGAAGGGGACGACGCGGGCGCCTCCGGCTCGGACGGAGGGTACGGGCCCGGCTCCGACGCGGGCGCGGATGACGGAGGGGTCGACGACCTGGGGCCGGAGGAGGACGCCGACGACGACGAAGACGACCTCGAGGACAACGAGTACTTGGATGATGGCGGGGACatggaagatgaggaggaggaggttgtgtCCAGGGAGGAGGAGTTCGACGACGAGGAGGACGACGACGGGTGGGATGATGAAGATGAGAGAGCGTACTGGGCCCAGGGCCCCGGGTCGGATGACATGTGGGACGATGACATGGGGAACGATTTGCTGTTCGACAATTACGATGACGAGGAGGTTATGGACGAGGAAGAGGAGCCGGAGGATGAGTATACCGTGCCAGCGACCCCGCCGACCCCCCAGATGCGCCCAGCTTTCAGCTGCCCCCAGTGCCGCAAGGTTTTCCCTCGCCGCAGCTTCCGCCCCAACCTTCAGCTGGCCAATATGGTGCAGATCATCCGCCAGATGCACCCGCAGCCGTTCAACTCCGTGGTGGCGTCCACGGAGGCCGTGGAACTGGCGGCAGCAGGGGATTCATCCGGAGCGCCATCTGTGTTAGCAGCGGGGCGAGCTCCAAGTGCTGAGCGAACCCTGTGCGAGAAGCACCAGGAGCCCCTCAAGCTTTTCTGTGAGGCAGATGAGGAGCCCATCTGTGTTGTGTGCAGAGAATCACGGGCCCATAAGCACCACAGCGTCATGCCGCTGGAAGAGGTTGTCCAAGAATACAAG gcCAAACTTCAAGGTCACTTGGACCCACTGAAGAAGAAACTGGAGACTGTTATGAAGCAGAAGTTGGTCGAACAGGAGAAAATAGCAGACCTCAGG AACAAGATGAAGCTCGATATGAAAGAGTTTGAGGCAGACTTTGAGCGGCTGCACCAGTTCCTCATTGGGGAGCAGGCGCTGATGCTGCACCAGCTGGAGGACCGCTATGAGGTGCTGCTTGCCAGCCAGACTAACAATGTCTCCCACCTTGAGGAGCAAGGTGCCGCCCTCAGCCGCCTCATTGCAGAAGCGGAGGACAAGAGCAAGCAGGATGGCTTGCAGATGATCAAG gACTTCAAAGGCACTTTAGTCAG GTGTGAGAACATTAAGTTCCAGGATCCAGAGATGGTGCCAGTGGATGCAGGAAAGAAATACCGAAACTACTTCCTTATAGACGTCTTAATgaagaagatggagaagatcttCTGCCAAGTCCCTCAAG CTGATTTGATTCTGGACCCTGAGACGGCCCACCCGCGCCTCACCCTTTCCTCGGACTGCCTGGGCGTCCGGCTCGGAGAGCGCTGGCGGGACCTGCCTGACAGCCCCAAGCGCTTCGACTCCGACTACTGCGTTCTGGCCTTGCAGGGTTTCACCTACGGCCGCCACTACTGGGAAGTGGAGGTGGGGGGCCGGCGGGGATGGGCTGTGGGGGTGGCCCGCGAATCGGCCCGGCGCAAAGAGAAGTCCGGTGGCGGCTCCCACCAGAAGCGCGAGATCTGGTGCGTGGGGACCAACGGCAAGAAGTACCAGGCTCTGACAACCACTGAGCAgacctccctctccccatccgAGAAGCTCCGCCGCTTCTGCGTCTACCTGGACTATGAACGGGGCCAGCTGAGCTTCTACAATGCCGAGAGCATGGGCCATATCCATACCTTCAACGCCTCGTTCCGCGAGCGCATCTTCCCCTTCTTCCGCATTCTTTCTAAGGGGACCCGCATCAAAATCTGCAATTGA